Proteins from a genomic interval of Corvus moneduloides isolate bCorMon1 chromosome 6, bCorMon1.pri, whole genome shotgun sequence:
- the DMAC2L gene encoding ATP synthase subunit s, mitochondrial, translated as MMALGTLLRKPPPPPGGCRAFWGWLNAVFNKVDHERIRAVGPDRAASEWLLRCGALVRYQGSPKWQQDYNGLPTGPLGKYKIEAINATDSCIMYRGFDYLDGLEHVTDIKLEKCMYIQDECLQRLSETSNLQKSLQQLKIISCGNVTDKGILALHKLTNLEYLYLSDLPGIREKEKTFRVLQQALPNLELELDLE; from the exons ATGATGGCGTTGGGGACACTCTTGAGgaagccgccgccgccgccgggcggTTGTAGAGCCTTCTGGGGATGGCTGAATGCCGTGTTCAACAA GGTGGACCATGAGCGCATCCGAGCCGTGGGCCCCGACCGGGCGGCCTCGGAGTGGCTGCTGCGCTGCGGGGCCCTGGTGAGGTACCAGGGCTCTCCCAAGTGGCAGCAGGACTACAACGGGCTCCCCACGGGGCCCCTGGGCAAGTACAAGATCGAAGCCATCAATGCCACCGACTCCTGCATCATGTACAGAGGATTTGACTACCTGG ATGGCCTGGAGCACGTTACAGATATCAAGCTGGAGAAGTGCATGTACATACAGGATGAGTGTCTGCAGAGGCTCAGCGAGACCAGCAACCTCCAGAAGAGTCTCCAGCAGCTGAAGATCATTTCCTGTGGGAATGTCACAGACAAAGGCATCCTTGCACTCCACAAGCTGAC gaACCTTGAATATTTATATCTGAGTGACCTTCCTGGgatcagagagaaagaaaagaccTTCCGGGTCCTTCAGCAGGCACTGCCGaacctggagctggagctggatttGGAATAA